A region from the Lolium perenne isolate Kyuss_39 chromosome 4, Kyuss_2.0, whole genome shotgun sequence genome encodes:
- the LOC127332117 gene encoding uncharacterized protein: protein MAACGTYIRPDPLVSLMGLVLDGSHVSVGIGSVDVVGSQSPLTSSSPIPSLSSPSTSWSNSRRPISSSSRSRPCRRRREKPGGRSHHHIQSCTSFSTKWKEGYGGSKVREGPLRRSPLSISSGLPPPWAQQAQQEEYHIPPPPVVRSAKERLEAGREQRRLPLALLPWAAGELLLCCTSPMRCARLLYMRTPASSTTTCPFPPLLPRRPTAGGWLDQRTAEGLVGGRRKQRKPPLAPPQCVFPLLQGAAGEICPCYTSPVHRAAVPGLLRHFIVFEGADQQYNMLSSTSSYSIGRRTILPHAHLRWHGARTTAATPREQHILPPLMVRSLKEWLVAGGEQRRPPRALPSLKGAVGEIRPCCTSPMRCAGVPGFLRTRTPASSTTTCPSPPFLPRRPAAGG, encoded by the exons ATGGCTGCATGTGGGACCTACATTCGGCCGGATCCACTCGTCAGTCTCATGGGGTTGGTTTTAGATGGGTCACACGTCTCTGTAGGCATAGGGTCAGTGGACGTGGTGGGCAGCCAATCCCCACTCACGTCTTCCTCCCCAATCCCCTCTCTCTCCAGTCCCTCCACCTCCTGGTCAAACAGCCGCCGCCCCATCTCCTCATCAAGCCGCTCGAGGCCATGCCGTCGTCGGCGGGAGAAGCCCGGCGGCCGCTCGCACCACCACATCCAGTCCTGCACGTCTTTCTCGACTAAGTGGAAGGAGGGCTACGGCGGGAGCAAGGTTAGGGAGGGTCCCCTCAGGAGGTCGCCCCTCTCGATCTCCTCCGGCCTGCCTCCTCCGTGGGCTCAACAGGCTCAACAGGAGGAGTACCACATACCGCCGCCGCCTGTGGTGAGGTCGGCGAAGGAGAGGCTGgaggccggcagggagcagcgcaGGCTACCGCTCGCACTGCTGCCGTGGGCGGCTGGTGAGCTCCTCCTGTGCTGCACATCTCCGATGCGTTGTGCTAGACTCCTCTACATGAGGACGCCGGCCAGCAGTACAACAACCTGTCCCTTTCCACCTCTTCTTCCAAGGAGACCTACAG CTGGTGGCTGGCTGGATCAGCGCACCGCCGAAGGATTGGTTGGTGGCCGGCGGAAGCAGCGCAAGCCGCCGCTCGCaccgccccagtgtgtgtttccATTGCTTCAAGGGGCGGCTGGTGAGATCTGCCCGTGCTACACGTCTCCAGTGCATCGTGCTGCAGTGCCTGGACTCCTCCGACACTTCATCGTCTTTGAGGGTGCCGACCAGCAGTACAACATGTTGTCTTCCACCTCTTCTTACAG CATAGGACGGAGAACAATTCTACCACACGCGCATCTTCGTTGGCATGGTGCACGAACCACTGCTGCAACACCTAGAGAGCAGCACATCCTGCCGCCACTTATGGTGAGGTCGCTGAAGGAGTGGCTGGTGGCCGGCGGGGAGCAGCGCAGGCCGCCACGTGCCTTGCCATCGCTTAAAGGGGCGGTTGGTGAGATCCGCCCGTGCTGCACATCTCCGATGCGTTGTGCTGGAGTGCCTGGATTCCTCCGCACGAGGACGCCAGCCAGCAGTACAACAACTTGTCCCTCTCCACCTTTTCTTCCAAGGAGACCTGCAG CTGGTGGCTAG
- the LOC127328442 gene encoding uncharacterized protein, whose amino-acid sequence MDILLDKHKEIHLAKIKNGDMPTGRVIEVLGIVEDDTRNPTKVGGYVHKMETFNFVFIMKMMLKLLRMTNDVSFLLQKKDQNIVEAISLVTDVRTRLVNWRNHGWESLFEEVKSFCIENEVIIPSMDTMVTRWGKTRKGGKYQVTTDHFYRVDTFYVAIDSIVTEFDHRFNEASLEDALELFHVHMTRVEDFRDCLDIASLAKRMVELNRHTMFPTVYRLIELAMLLPVATATVERVFSAMKITKTELRNKMSDGWLNDLMVCYIERGIFKSLDLSEIKKDFQKEGRALPLPGTSRRH is encoded by the exons ATGGATATATTGCTTGATAAGCACAAAGAGATTCATCTGGCTAAGATCAAGAATGGTGATATGCCCACGGGAAGAG TGATAGAAGTTTTGGGCATTGTTGAGGATGACACGCGTAATCCAACTAAGGTAGGAGGTTATGTTCATAAAATGGAGACATTTAACTTTGTGTTCATCATGAAGATGATGTTAAAACTACTTCGTATGACAAATGATGTCTCTTTTCTATTGCAAAAGAAGGATCAAAATATTGTTGAG GCAATCTCTTTGGTTACGGATGTGAGAACACGTTTGGTCAATTGGAGGAATCATGGTTGGGAGTCACTCTTTGAAGAGGTCAAATCATtttgcattgaaaatgaagtcatAATCCCAAGTATGGATACCATGGTAACAAGATGGGGTAAAACAAGAAAAGGAGGAAAATACCAGGTCACCACTGATCATTTTTATCGTGTTGACACCTTCTACGTTGCTATAGACTCTATTGTCACTGAGTTTGATCATCGTTTTAATGAGGCATCTTTAGAG GATGCCCTTGAGCTATTCCATGTTCATATGACGAGAGTTGAAGATTTTAGAGATTGTCTTGACATTGCAAGCCTAGCTAAAAGGATGGTTGAACTTAATAGGCACACCATGTTTCCTACAGTTTACCGCCTCATTGAGTTGGCAATGCTTTTACCGGTGGCGACGGCAACAGTTGAAAGAGTCTTCTCAGCTATGAAGATTACCAAGACAGAGTTGCGCAACAAGATGTCTGATGGTTGGCTTAATGATTTGATGGTGTGCTACATCGAGCGAGGGATATTCAAAAGTCTTGATCTTTCTGAAATTAAAAAAGATTTTCAGAAGGAAGGTAGGGCTCTGCCATTGCCTGGAACTTCAAGACGACACTAA